From one Desertifilum tharense IPPAS B-1220 genomic stretch:
- a CDS encoding Mut7-C RNAse domain-containing protein, whose amino-acid sequence MAQAEFYFDPEFNHFLALDRCNGAFEFAFQDRPSVKDAIESLGVPHPEVDVILVNGRSVDFSYLLQDGDRLEVYPILRSPDVTPRLHLCPGKPDPLGFVLDVHLGKLASSLRMLGFDTLYRNHCDDAELAEISATQNRILLTRDRGLLMRSIVRYGYSVRSTNSDRQLSEILERFDLLGEVQPFRRCLRCNGLLHPVDKETIVDQIPAQTQQHINEFHRCQDCLQIYWRGAHYQRMQQFITDLLTP is encoded by the coding sequence ATGGCTCAAGCCGAATTTTATTTCGATCCTGAATTTAACCATTTTTTGGCGTTGGATCGCTGTAATGGCGCTTTTGAGTTTGCATTTCAGGATCGACCCTCGGTGAAGGATGCGATTGAATCGTTGGGGGTGCCTCATCCGGAGGTGGATGTCATTCTAGTTAATGGGAGGAGTGTCGATTTTTCGTATCTTCTCCAAGATGGCGATCGCCTTGAAGTTTACCCGATCTTGCGATCGCCCGATGTTACCCCCCGACTGCACCTGTGTCCGGGAAAACCCGATCCGCTGGGCTTTGTGCTAGATGTGCATTTGGGTAAACTGGCGTCTAGTTTGCGGATGTTGGGGTTTGATACGCTGTATCGCAACCACTGCGATGATGCGGAGTTGGCGGAAATTTCTGCTACGCAAAACCGGATTTTGCTGACGCGCGATCGCGGTTTGCTGATGCGCTCGATCGTTCGCTATGGTTATTCTGTCCGCTCTACGAATAGCGATCGCCAACTGAGCGAAATCTTAGAGCGATTTGACTTACTCGGCGAGGTACAACCCTTTCGCCGCTGCTTGCGCTGTAATGGTCTGCTGCACCCAGTCGATAAAGAAACCATTGTTGACCAAATCCCAGCCCAAACGCAACAACATATTAATGAATTTCATCGCTGTCAAGATTGCTTGCAGATT
- a CDS encoding MBL fold metallo-hydrolase: protein MPFVRSATAKQPKAVLESIVAFPPNRETLGGTAYFIVEKDANLLIDCPAWNEENLGFLQNAGGVRWLFLTHRGAMGRVKEFQEALGCEVVVQEQEAYLLPQLEVTAFQDEIVLNERFRAFWTAGHSPGSACLYDAAFGGVLFSGRHLLPNAQGEPAPLRTSKTFHWPRQLRNVERILQEFSPETLSFICPGASTGFLRGKGAIAPAYEQLAKLDLSAYRQQKPVL, encoded by the coding sequence ATGCCTTTCGTTCGCAGCGCTACGGCCAAACAACCTAAAGCTGTTCTTGAGTCTATTGTGGCATTTCCACCGAATCGGGAAACGCTTGGGGGAACAGCCTACTTCATTGTAGAAAAAGACGCCAACCTCCTGATTGATTGTCCGGCGTGGAATGAGGAGAATCTAGGTTTTCTTCAGAATGCGGGGGGAGTGCGTTGGTTATTTTTAACCCATCGGGGGGCGATGGGACGGGTTAAGGAGTTTCAGGAAGCGCTTGGTTGCGAGGTGGTGGTTCAGGAACAGGAGGCGTATTTGTTACCGCAATTAGAGGTGACGGCGTTTCAAGATGAGATTGTCCTGAATGAGCGTTTTCGCGCCTTTTGGACGGCGGGCCACTCTCCGGGATCGGCGTGTTTATACGATGCGGCTTTCGGTGGGGTGTTGTTTTCGGGCCGACATTTGTTACCCAATGCTCAGGGGGAACCCGCACCGCTACGCACGTCTAAAACGTTTCACTGGCCGCGACAGTTGCGGAATGTGGAACGAATCTTACAGGAGTTTAGCCCAGAAACGTTAAGTTTTATTTGTCCTGGGGCTAGTACGGGGTTTTTGCGGGGCAAGGGGGCGATCGCGCCGGCCTACGAACAATTGGCTAAACTGGATTTGAGTGCTTATCGGCAGCAAAAACCCGTGTTGTGA
- a CDS encoding site-2 protease family protein: MISLLLILGLITYFIVQRSVAGITRTPVWLLWLVMMGPALIWTAWTLRYGQNTPPPPLLVLVPIIICPFIYWWLIQLGRRGMPQQPPQQPTEQVTSATLPSKDAPESKLRPLSRDEETQLQGCFPWSVYYLQDIEYRPQVVICKGQLRTNSTNAYETIKKNIEGQFGDRFLVVFQEGPNGKPFFTLFPNPQAKAKAKGKPERLTRPLLALALLAATLLTTTLVGAVAIVQVSEDALENDPSLLLSGLAYALPLLIILGIHELGHYLTARFYRIRATLPYFIPVPFFLGTFGAFIQIRSPVPNRKALFDVGIAGPVSGLVATIPFLLWGLSQSEIVPLTDEASILNFNALDPKSSFVIALLSKLVLGSSLTATSALHLHPVAVAGCLGLVVTALNLMPVGQLDGGHIVHAMYGQRTAAVVGQVARFLVLILAFVQRAFLFWAVILLLMPIYDEPALNDVSELDNRRDLSGLLVLFLLLAIILPAPPIVAQLLYR; the protein is encoded by the coding sequence ATGATTAGCTTATTACTCATTTTAGGACTGATTACCTACTTCATTGTGCAGCGTAGCGTCGCTGGCATCACCCGTACCCCAGTCTGGTTGCTATGGCTAGTGATGATGGGCCCGGCCTTAATTTGGACAGCGTGGACGTTAAGGTACGGTCAAAATACGCCCCCACCCCCCTTATTAGTCCTCGTTCCCATCATCATTTGTCCGTTTATCTACTGGTGGTTGATCCAACTGGGGCGGCGGGGAATGCCTCAACAACCGCCACAGCAACCCACCGAGCAAGTTACCAGCGCGACCTTACCTTCAAAAGATGCTCCCGAAAGCAAACTGCGCCCTTTAAGCCGCGACGAAGAAACGCAACTGCAAGGGTGTTTCCCTTGGTCAGTGTACTACTTGCAGGATATTGAGTATCGCCCGCAGGTGGTGATTTGCAAAGGACAATTGCGAACCAACTCCACCAACGCTTACGAAACCATCAAAAAGAATATTGAAGGGCAATTTGGCGATCGCTTTCTCGTCGTTTTCCAAGAAGGCCCCAACGGAAAACCCTTCTTTACCCTATTCCCCAACCCGCAAGCTAAAGCCAAGGCTAAAGGCAAACCAGAACGTCTCACACGCCCGTTGCTGGCGTTGGCGCTGCTGGCGGCCACCCTATTAACCACAACCTTAGTTGGGGCGGTTGCGATCGTTCAAGTTTCGGAAGACGCCTTAGAAAATGACCCTAGTTTACTGCTATCCGGTCTTGCCTATGCCTTGCCCTTACTGATTATTCTGGGCATTCACGAACTCGGTCACTATCTCACGGCCCGCTTTTATCGGATTCGGGCGACCTTGCCTTACTTTATTCCGGTTCCCTTCTTTTTGGGCACCTTTGGCGCATTTATCCAAATTCGTTCGCCTGTCCCCAACCGCAAAGCCCTATTTGATGTGGGAATTGCCGGCCCAGTTTCGGGTTTAGTTGCCACCATCCCGTTTTTACTCTGGGGCTTGTCCCAGTCGGAGATTGTCCCCTTAACCGACGAAGCAAGCATTCTCAATTTTAATGCCCTCGACCCAAAATCTTCTTTTGTTATTGCCCTGCTCAGTAAACTGGTATTGGGTAGCAGCCTAACGGCAACAAGCGCCTTACACCTGCATCCGGTTGCCGTGGCGGGTTGTTTAGGACTAGTGGTGACTGCTTTAAATTTAATGCCCGTCGGTCAACTCGATGGCGGTCATATCGTCCACGCCATGTACGGACAGAGAACCGCCGCCGTTGTCGGACAAGTCGCCCGGTTTCTCGTCTTGATCCTGGCTTTCGTGCAGCGGGCGTTCTTGTTCTGGGCCGTTATCTTATTGTTAATGCCCATTTACGACGAACCGGCTTTAAATGATGTCAGCGAATTGGATAACCGTCGCGACTTAAGCGGATTATTGGTTTTATTTCTCCTGTTGGCCATTATTTTGCCAGCTCCCCCGATCGTTGCTCAACTTTTATATCGTTAA
- a CDS encoding chlorophyll a/b-binding protein, translating into MTQPQPTTTPKFEEPKFGFNRYAERLNGRAAMIGFVITLLIEFVTGQGLLAWLGLN; encoded by the coding sequence ATGACTCAGCCCCAACCCACCACGACACCCAAGTTTGAAGAACCCAAATTTGGCTTCAACCGCTATGCCGAACGTTTAAACGGGCGGGCGGCGATGATCGGTTTTGTCATCACTCTGTTGATTGAATTTGTCACTGGACAAGGCTTGCTGGCTTGGCTTGGTTTGAACTAA
- the glgB gene encoding 1,4-alpha-glucan branching enzyme: MTTTIAPHQIDKIVWNHHHDPFEVLGCHLLEESDNGKPKKWAIRTYQPNAQTVSVIFPDSRTEIPMQSVHNPHFFECVVEAPEIANYQLRIQEGEHERVIYDPYAFRSPKLTDLDIHLFAEGNHHRIYEKLGAHPTEVDGVKGVYFAVWAPNARNVSLLGDFNYWDGRKHQMRRTGNGVWELFIPDIGVGEHYKYEIKNNDGHIYEKSDPYGFQQEVRPKTASIVTDLDAYTWQDQDWMEQRRHTDTLTKAISVYEVHLGSWLHASSSEPAQLPNGDTEPVVIVSDYKPGARFLTYRELADKLIPYVKELGFTHIELMPIAEHPFDGSWGYQVTGYFAATSRYGSPQDFMYFIDQCHQNGIGVLVDWVPGHFPKDGHGLAFFDGTHLYEHADPRKGEHKEWGTLVFNYSRNEVRNFLVANALFWFDKYHIDGIRVDAVASMLYLDYCRKDGEWVTNQYGGRENIEAADFLRQVNHLIFGYYPGTLSIAEESTDWPMVSWPTYVGGLGFNLKWNMGWMHDMLDYFSMDPWFRQFHQNNVTFSIWYHHSENFMLALSHDEVVHGKSPLIGKMPGDEWQKFANVRCLLTYMYAHPGKKTLFMSMEFGQWSEWNVWGDLEWHLLQFGPHQNLKQLVSDLNTLYRNEPALYSQDFGQEGFEWVDCSDNRHSVVSFIRRAKDSEEFIVTICNFTPQPHSHYRIGVPEMGFYTELFNSDARQYGGSNMGNLGGKWTDEWSYHGRPYSLDLCLPPLGVLVLKLDRQKTAAALQPSAGE, translated from the coding sequence ATGACAACAACCATTGCACCGCATCAGATCGATAAAATTGTTTGGAATCACCACCACGATCCCTTTGAAGTTTTAGGCTGCCATCTCCTAGAAGAAAGCGACAACGGCAAACCCAAAAAATGGGCGATCCGCACCTATCAGCCCAACGCCCAAACCGTCTCCGTCATCTTTCCCGACAGCCGCACCGAAATTCCCATGCAGTCCGTGCATAACCCGCACTTCTTTGAATGCGTGGTAGAAGCCCCCGAAATTGCCAACTATCAACTGCGAATTCAAGAAGGCGAACATGAACGCGTCATTTACGATCCCTACGCCTTCCGTTCCCCCAAACTCACCGACCTCGACATCCACCTGTTCGCCGAAGGCAACCACCACCGCATCTACGAAAAACTCGGCGCGCACCCCACCGAAGTCGATGGCGTCAAAGGCGTCTACTTCGCCGTCTGGGCCCCCAACGCCCGCAACGTCTCCCTTTTAGGGGACTTTAACTACTGGGATGGCCGCAAACACCAAATGCGAAGAACCGGAAACGGCGTTTGGGAACTCTTCATCCCCGATATCGGCGTCGGCGAACACTACAAATACGAAATTAAAAATAACGACGGTCACATCTACGAAAAATCCGACCCCTACGGCTTCCAGCAAGAAGTCCGTCCCAAAACCGCCTCCATCGTCACCGACCTCGACGCCTACACCTGGCAAGACCAAGACTGGATGGAACAGCGCCGCCACACCGACACCCTCACCAAAGCCATCTCCGTTTACGAAGTTCACCTCGGATCGTGGTTGCACGCCTCCTCTAGCGAACCCGCCCAACTCCCCAACGGCGACACCGAACCCGTCGTGATCGTTTCCGACTACAAACCCGGTGCCCGCTTCCTCACCTACCGCGAACTGGCCGACAAACTGATCCCCTACGTCAAAGAACTTGGCTTCACCCACATCGAACTGATGCCCATCGCCGAACACCCCTTTGATGGCAGTTGGGGATATCAAGTCACCGGGTACTTTGCCGCCACCTCCCGCTACGGCAGCCCCCAAGACTTCATGTACTTCATCGACCAGTGTCACCAAAATGGGATTGGCGTCTTGGTAGACTGGGTTCCCGGACACTTCCCCAAAGATGGACACGGACTCGCCTTCTTTGACGGAACGCACCTTTACGAACACGCCGATCCGCGCAAGGGCGAACATAAGGAATGGGGAACCCTCGTTTTCAACTATTCGCGCAATGAAGTGCGTAACTTCCTGGTTGCCAACGCCCTCTTCTGGTTCGATAAATATCATATTGATGGCATTCGCGTGGATGCCGTCGCCTCCATGCTTTACCTCGACTACTGCCGCAAGGATGGCGAATGGGTTACAAACCAATACGGCGGTCGAGAAAATATTGAAGCGGCTGACTTTCTGCGCCAAGTTAACCACCTGATTTTCGGCTACTATCCGGGTACGCTCTCCATCGCTGAAGAGTCTACAGACTGGCCGATGGTTTCCTGGCCAACCTATGTGGGCGGCTTAGGCTTTAACCTCAAGTGGAATATGGGCTGGATGCACGATATGCTGGATTACTTCAGCATGGACCCCTGGTTCCGCCAGTTCCATCAAAATAATGTCACCTTTAGTATTTGGTATCACCACAGCGAGAACTTCATGCTGGCCCTGTCCCATGATGAAGTGGTGCATGGTAAGAGTCCTTTAATTGGGAAAATGCCGGGGGATGAGTGGCAAAAATTCGCCAACGTCCGCTGTCTGCTGACCTATATGTACGCCCACCCTGGTAAGAAAACTCTATTTATGAGTATGGAGTTTGGGCAGTGGAGCGAGTGGAATGTTTGGGGCGATTTAGAATGGCACTTATTACAATTTGGGCCGCACCAGAATTTGAAGCAGTTGGTGAGCGATCTCAATACGCTGTATCGTAACGAACCCGCCCTTTATAGCCAAGATTTTGGACAAGAAGGATTTGAATGGGTTGATTGTAGCGATAATCGCCATAGCGTGGTGTCGTTTATTCGACGGGCGAAAGATAGCGAGGAGTTTATTGTTACCATTTGCAACTTTACGCCGCAGCCCCATTCCCATTATCGAATTGGCGTGCCGGAAATGGGCTTCTATACGGAGTTATTTAACAGCGATGCCCGTCAGTACGGTGGCAGCAATATGGGGAATTTAGGCGGGAAGTGGACGGATGAGTGGTCGTATCACGGACGCCCTTATTCCTTAGATTTGTGTTTGCCCCCGCTAGGCGTATTGGTGCTGAAGTTGGATCGACAAAAAACCGCCGCTGCACTGCAACCTTCAGCGGGCGAATAG
- a CDS encoding glutathione S-transferase family protein has product MRLLQFSTSHYCRKARLILGYKQIEYQVENLTPGLHLLKLKPLAGLTTLPVLLPQQPDEPQAIADSTRIWQYLEQHYPQPPLVLANFEDQRTAEVLEDWLDESIGTATRFVYYDYRAGEGKSINPSLSSQLIIQWVRRQYGMSAPAVEQASLRLSLAMAEIGSRWQYRPYLVGDRISIADITAAALLSPLALIPEYRQNYPWLFERIQEIHIQCREPLPPGLIAPTQTSAR; this is encoded by the coding sequence ATGCGACTACTGCAATTTAGTACCTCTCATTACTGCCGCAAAGCTCGGCTGATATTGGGTTATAAACAAATTGAATATCAAGTTGAAAATCTGACCCCCGGTTTGCACCTCCTCAAACTCAAACCGCTCGCTGGGTTAACTACGCTTCCGGTTCTCTTACCGCAACAACCTGACGAACCGCAGGCGATCGCCGATTCAACCCGCATTTGGCAATACTTAGAACAGCATTATCCTCAGCCACCGCTCGTTTTAGCCAACTTTGAAGACCAACGAACCGCAGAAGTTTTAGAAGATTGGTTAGATGAGAGCATTGGCACGGCCACCCGCTTCGTATACTATGACTATCGAGCAGGGGAAGGCAAATCGATTAATCCATCTCTATCGAGCCAACTCATCATTCAATGGGTGCGCCGCCAGTATGGGATGAGTGCCCCAGCAGTGGAGCAAGCTTCCCTCCGATTATCGCTGGCAATGGCAGAAATCGGCAGTCGCTGGCAATATCGCCCCTATCTTGTCGGCGATCGCATCAGCATTGCTGATATTACAGCAGCAGCCTTACTCAGTCCCCTGGCTTTAATTCCCGAATATCGCCAAAACTACCCTTGGTTGTTTGAGCGCATTCAGGAAATTCATATTCAATGTCGGGAACCCTTACCCCCAGGACTCATCGCGCCAACTCAGACATCCGCTCGTTAA
- a CDS encoding GAF domain-containing protein: protein MPHAKQQLLSWLKHPQQQSARLRQAVDRIRSSLELKVVLQTAVDEVGQLLELDRCSFLWYFQDTQRVQVVCEWLRQPHSPSQLGYHPLEKFGSVAGAIAKGETIIQTGTHASENWDLISRLFQLGYRSRSGGGERLLNTAANLWVPLQADAEWIGFIACGCDARSNFWGRSSARRWSEAEIEFISAIAQQLEIAIAQARLYEQTQKSAQREKLVNQITNQTRQSFNLETILTEAIAHLLEAMQADRCLVHLVGEASSQHAESLHLQEIKTSLGMPAYQYKHLYEVCRPPFIPSLEEFETSGPITEWVIRHSQPVAISDVSQDRRIGTHNPEYQSAQIKSSLVVPVKANGQLHAILYLNQCAYNRFWSKNDRELAIAVADQLAISIQQAHLYGQIQHQATQSAAQAEHLSTTLKQLQLTQAQLIQSEKMSSLGQLVAGIAHEINNPVSFIYGNIPYVKWYVNDLIRVVKAYQERYPHPEAGIQQILEEIELDFLERDLPQLLSSMTAGAERIREIVLSLRNFSRLDESQRKIADLHEGLESTLLLLQGHFLPSGSAPLEYQSWRYTQPARATSPSAVAEAIAPVPLNIQVVRQYGEIPPVECYPGQLNQVFMNLLMNAVEAMQECPAEDRAITIRTCVENRAEGDWVIVAIADNGPGIPAEIQAKIFDPFFTTKGVGEGTGLGLTISYQVVVNQHRGQLLCVSQLGNGTEMQVKIPVQPLN, encoded by the coding sequence TTGCCTCACGCCAAACAACAGCTACTTAGCTGGCTCAAACATCCTCAGCAACAAAGTGCCCGCTTGCGCCAAGCGGTCGATCGCATTCGGAGTTCGTTAGAACTAAAAGTTGTCTTGCAAACCGCAGTGGATGAAGTGGGGCAACTCTTAGAGTTAGACCGCTGTAGTTTCCTATGGTATTTTCAGGATACTCAGCGAGTTCAGGTGGTTTGCGAGTGGTTGCGCCAACCCCACAGTCCCTCGCAGTTGGGGTATCACCCATTGGAAAAGTTTGGCTCTGTGGCTGGGGCGATCGCCAAAGGGGAGACGATTATTCAAACCGGGACGCACGCAAGCGAGAATTGGGATTTAATCTCGCGGTTGTTTCAACTGGGATATCGCAGTCGATCGGGTGGTGGCGAACGCTTGTTGAATACGGCGGCGAATTTATGGGTGCCCCTTCAGGCGGATGCAGAGTGGATTGGCTTTATTGCCTGTGGGTGCGATGCGCGCAGCAATTTTTGGGGACGCAGTTCGGCGCGGCGTTGGTCTGAGGCGGAGATTGAGTTTATTAGCGCGATCGCTCAACAACTGGAAATTGCGATCGCCCAAGCGCGACTCTACGAACAAACCCAAAAAAGCGCCCAACGGGAAAAACTGGTGAATCAAATTACCAACCAAACCCGCCAAAGCTTTAACTTAGAGACGATTTTAACTGAAGCGATCGCCCATTTACTCGAAGCGATGCAGGCGGATCGCTGTCTGGTGCATTTAGTCGGCGAGGCTTCCAGCCAACACGCGGAAAGCTTGCATTTACAGGAGATTAAAACCTCTTTGGGGATGCCTGCCTATCAATACAAGCATCTTTATGAGGTCTGTCGCCCCCCTTTTATCCCCTCTTTGGAGGAGTTTGAGACTTCTGGGCCGATTACAGAATGGGTGATTCGCCATTCTCAGCCGGTTGCGATTTCAGATGTTTCCCAAGATCGGCGGATTGGTACCCATAATCCAGAATACCAAAGCGCCCAAATTAAATCGTCTTTGGTGGTTCCGGTGAAAGCGAACGGTCAGCTTCATGCCATTTTGTATCTCAATCAATGTGCGTATAATCGCTTTTGGTCTAAAAATGACCGGGAATTGGCGATCGCAGTTGCCGATCAATTAGCGATTTCGATCCAGCAGGCGCACCTGTACGGACAAATTCAGCATCAAGCGACACAAAGCGCCGCCCAAGCCGAACATCTCTCGACGACTCTAAAACAGTTGCAACTGACTCAAGCCCAGTTGATTCAAAGCGAGAAAATGTCTAGCCTGGGACAGCTTGTGGCGGGTATCGCTCACGAAATTAATAACCCCGTGAGTTTCATTTATGGCAATATTCCCTATGTGAAGTGGTATGTTAATGACCTGATTCGCGTGGTTAAGGCGTATCAAGAACGGTATCCCCACCCGGAAGCAGGCATTCAGCAGATTTTAGAGGAGATTGAGTTAGATTTTCTCGAACGAGATTTACCCCAACTCTTGAGTTCGATGACGGCGGGTGCGGAGAGAATTCGCGAAATTGTGTTGTCTTTGCGTAATTTCTCTCGCTTAGATGAGTCTCAGCGCAAAATTGCCGATCTCCATGAGGGGCTAGAGAGTACCTTACTGCTTTTACAGGGGCATTTTCTACCCTCTGGTTCGGCTCCTTTAGAGTATCAGTCTTGGCGCTACACTCAGCCTGCACGGGCGACTTCACCGTCTGCTGTGGCTGAAGCGATCGCGCCTGTACCTTTAAATATTCAGGTGGTGCGCCAGTACGGAGAGATTCCCCCGGTAGAATGCTATCCCGGACAACTCAACCAGGTGTTTATGAATTTACTGATGAATGCGGTTGAGGCGATGCAAGAATGTCCGGCGGAGGATCGGGCGATTACGATCCGTACTTGCGTGGAGAATCGCGCCGAAGGGGATTGGGTGATTGTGGCGATCGCGGATAATGGCCCTGGAATTCCCGCAGAAATTCAAGCTAAAATTTTCGATCCTTTCTTTACTACGAAAGGGGTTGGGGAGGGAACGGGCTTGGGTTTGACGATTAGTTATCAAGTTGTCGTCAATCAACATCGGGGCCAACTTTTATGCGTTTCTCAATTGGGAAATGGTACGGAAATGCAGGTCAAAATTCCGGTTCAACCCCTAAATTAG